In one Spirosoma rigui genomic region, the following are encoded:
- a CDS encoding UTP--glucose-1-phosphate uridylyltransferase has product MKVRKAVITAAARGERLYPVADTIQKAMLPVIDIDGLHKPVIQAIAEEAFLSGIEEICVICAPGDGERYTNAFTSLRDNLVRSYKGVDWARQEAEKIDHLISRVQFIEQPEPLGYGHAVYCAKDFINNEPFLLLLGDYLYVSNLVSKRCAAQLIELATRENCSVSAVNPTIEHQIGRYGTLTGKHVPAMTGVYQIEKIIEKPSLSLAELELQTSGLRVGYYLCFFGMHVFTPTVFDILAKQIAQENTNILLTPTLQELADTEKYLALEVKGNRYDLSGRQGLLRAQMALGLAGVAHDETLTSMVELLAEANTRKAQVVQ; this is encoded by the coding sequence ATGAAAGTCAGAAAAGCAGTAATTACCGCAGCCGCTCGCGGAGAGCGGTTATACCCGGTTGCCGATACGATTCAGAAGGCCATGCTTCCGGTTATTGATATCGATGGTTTACACAAACCCGTCATTCAGGCCATTGCCGAAGAGGCTTTCCTGAGTGGTATCGAAGAGATCTGCGTCATTTGCGCACCCGGCGATGGCGAACGGTATACCAACGCGTTCACGTCCCTGCGCGACAACCTGGTCCGGTCCTATAAAGGAGTCGACTGGGCGCGCCAGGAAGCCGAAAAGATCGATCACCTCATCAGCCGCGTTCAGTTCATCGAGCAACCCGAGCCGCTGGGCTACGGTCATGCAGTGTATTGCGCAAAAGATTTCATCAACAACGAGCCTTTTCTGCTCCTGCTGGGCGACTACCTCTACGTATCGAACCTGGTATCGAAACGCTGCGCGGCCCAGCTCATTGAGTTGGCCACGCGGGAGAACTGTTCGGTATCGGCCGTGAATCCCACCATCGAGCACCAGATTGGCCGCTACGGTACACTGACGGGCAAACACGTCCCTGCCATGACGGGCGTGTACCAGATCGAAAAGATCATCGAAAAGCCATCCCTAAGCCTGGCCGAACTCGAACTGCAAACGTCGGGTCTGCGCGTGGGCTATTACCTCTGCTTCTTCGGTATGCACGTCTTTACCCCCACCGTTTTCGACATTCTGGCGAAACAGATCGCGCAGGAGAATACCAATATTCTACTGACGCCTACCCTGCAGGAACTTGCCGACACCGAGAAATACCTGGCGCTGGAAGTGAAAGGTAACCGGTACGATTTGAGCGGACGGCAGGGACTGCTACGGGCTCAGATGGCTCTTGGTCTGGCGGGTGTGGCCCATGACGAAACCCTGACGTCTATGGTCGAACTGCTGGCTGAGGCCAATACCCGGAAGGCGCAGGTGGTTCAGTAA
- a CDS encoding deoxycytidylate deaminase, giving the protein MLLTTDNPVSHTRPRFDDIFMELAVNLAKRSHCIKAQVGAVLTRDTRIISIGYNGPPAGTHNCDEEFPGVGCPRDSKGSCSLALHAEENAILYATKNGSEVEGATIYVTLSPCIACARIIYSMKIARVIFLHSYAEYKGIGSDEGVDFLRRFGVTVERYVPAEGVTLLSEPPMSKKLDAVADGVSR; this is encoded by the coding sequence ATGCTACTCACTACGGATAACCCGGTAAGCCATACGCGCCCCCGCTTCGACGACATTTTCATGGAACTGGCCGTGAATTTGGCCAAGCGGTCGCATTGTATAAAGGCGCAGGTAGGGGCGGTGCTTACCCGCGATACCCGCATCATTTCCATCGGTTACAATGGACCGCCCGCCGGCACGCACAACTGCGACGAGGAATTTCCGGGGGTAGGCTGCCCCCGCGACTCTAAAGGGTCCTGTTCGCTGGCGTTACACGCCGAAGAAAACGCCATTCTGTATGCCACCAAAAATGGTTCGGAGGTGGAAGGAGCTACCATTTACGTGACCCTGTCGCCCTGCATTGCCTGCGCCCGGATCATCTACAGCATGAAAATTGCGCGGGTTATATTCCTGCACTCCTATGCTGAATACAAAGGAATCGGGTCGGATGAGGGGGTCGATTTTCTGCGCCGGTTTGGGGTAACGGTTGAACGATACGTGCCCGCCGAGGGCGTAACACTACTGTCGGAGCCACCCATGTCAAAGAAACTGGATGCCGTCGCGGATGGGGTGAGCCGATGA
- a CDS encoding acyl carrier protein phosphodiesterase, with translation MNILAHGWLSGRSDSVLAGNFLGDFIKGDPEHPRHGLTPGEVSGVRLHRAIDSFTDDHAEVAAVRDLLRPRCHKYAGPAVDIFFDHFLAANFTVLTGESLAQFTRYFYDTLQQNTRHFPDPAVRMVTALVQYDWIRHYPTIEGIDRSLKGVSRRTAFPSGLDTAVDDLERYYPEIGERFSRFWPELVNEVSRVRRELAI, from the coding sequence ATGAACATACTGGCGCATGGCTGGCTTTCGGGTCGTTCCGATAGCGTATTAGCGGGTAACTTTCTGGGCGACTTCATTAAAGGCGATCCCGAACATCCCCGGCATGGGCTGACACCCGGCGAGGTGTCCGGCGTCCGGCTGCACCGGGCTATCGACAGTTTCACTGACGATCATGCGGAGGTGGCGGCCGTGCGCGACTTGTTGCGCCCCCGTTGCCACAAATATGCCGGCCCCGCGGTCGATATTTTCTTCGATCATTTTCTGGCCGCCAATTTCACCGTGCTTACGGGCGAGTCGCTGGCGCAGTTTACCCGCTATTTCTACGATACGCTCCAGCAAAATACCCGTCACTTTCCGGACCCTGCCGTCCGGATGGTAACGGCGCTGGTGCAGTACGACTGGATCCGGCATTACCCAACCATTGAAGGCATCGACCGCTCGCTGAAAGGGGTATCGCGCCGAACAGCTTTCCCCTCCGGTCTGGACACGGCCGTTGACGATCTGGAACGGTACTACCCGGAAATAGGGGAACGGTTCAGTCGATTCTGGCCCGAGTTGGTGAACGAAGTTAGTCGGGTGCGCCGGGAACTGGCCATTTAA
- the holA gene encoding DNA polymerase III subunit delta has protein sequence MIPAVDALLKDIRNKRIAPVYLIHGDEPFYLDRIAEELEKVAVPVAERGFNQFVLFGKDTDIGAVMNYARRYPFMAERQLVLVKEAQQLTGINDKSAQTLLEDYALNPLVSTILMLCYTKEDGKPGLDERKSWVKAFGAKGKLLGVKKLYDNKLPDWVGEYCREQGAKISPKACQLLADHIGNDLKRLASEIDKILINLHVGEEISAATVERLVGISKEYNVFELQKALVQRDVLKANRIVDYFARNPKDNPLVVILSQLFGYFSKVLQVQASKDQTDKGLAPLLGVNPFFVKDYLSAARTFPLPKVAAILHAIRVADARSKGIDAPTMTEGDILRELVFEVLH, from the coding sequence TTGATTCCCGCTGTCGACGCTTTACTGAAAGATATCCGCAACAAGCGGATTGCTCCCGTTTACCTTATTCATGGCGACGAGCCTTTTTACCTCGACCGAATTGCGGAGGAACTTGAAAAAGTAGCGGTTCCCGTTGCCGAACGGGGTTTTAATCAGTTTGTCCTGTTTGGAAAGGACACCGACATTGGCGCGGTGATGAACTACGCCCGGCGCTACCCGTTCATGGCCGAACGGCAACTGGTGCTGGTGAAGGAAGCCCAACAGCTGACGGGGATCAACGACAAATCGGCGCAGACGCTGCTGGAAGACTACGCTCTGAATCCACTCGTCAGCACGATCCTGATGCTATGCTACACCAAAGAGGACGGGAAACCCGGTCTGGACGAGCGGAAATCCTGGGTCAAGGCCTTTGGCGCGAAAGGCAAGCTGCTGGGCGTTAAGAAGTTGTACGATAACAAGTTGCCCGACTGGGTCGGGGAATATTGCCGCGAACAGGGAGCGAAAATCAGCCCGAAGGCTTGCCAGCTATTAGCAGACCACATTGGCAACGATCTGAAACGGCTGGCCAGTGAGATCGATAAAATCCTGATTAACCTACATGTGGGCGAAGAAATATCGGCGGCTACGGTCGAACGGCTGGTGGGCATCAGTAAAGAATATAATGTCTTTGAGTTGCAAAAAGCGCTGGTCCAGCGCGACGTGCTGAAAGCCAACCGTATCGTCGATTATTTTGCCCGCAACCCCAAGGACAACCCACTAGTGGTTATTCTGTCGCAGTTATTCGGTTATTTCAGCAAGGTGCTGCAGGTACAGGCCAGCAAAGACCAAACCGACAAAGGACTGGCACCACTGCTGGGCGTTAACCCCTTTTTCGTGAAAGATTACCTGTCGGCGGCCCGCACGTTTCCCCTGCCTAAAGTAGCCGCCATTCTTCACGCCATTCGTGTGGCCGATGCGCGAAGCAAAGGAATTGATGCCCCGACCATGACCGAAGGAGATATTCTCCGCGAACTGGTCTTCGAAGTATTACACTGA
- a CDS encoding TonB-dependent receptor encodes MGLLLGTIPVSQAQTACPATVTGRIVAVDNREPLPGATAVIRELVTGAVADTAGNFRLPAICPGQYTIDYQFVGYVSVSHVVTVGTDSVVTLPVAQLQTDNKTLQEVVVTERRSEAQQLLQVQTALTGPALDATRGQTLGESLKGLPGLYSIQTGPSVSKPVIHGLYSNRIITLNNGVRQEDQQWGSEHAPQIDPFLATRVTVIKGAASIRYGSDAIGGVILVEPKAMPVAPGLTGELNVVGGTNGGQGVVSGYLEQAIKAVPGLSWRLQGTAKRVGYAKTPNYYLENSSYHENNASGTVSYTRSSFGAELFYSQFNTKVGLFTGAQVGSLADFYAAIARPEPLRQPGFSYDLGRPYQRVQHELLKLRTYVHSNRWGTLTATLARQQNVRREYDIQAFSRSTDPELYLKLVTQTADLVWEQPTIKRAGGGRLSGTVGLSGITQGNVRRYLFLIPNYRNYGAGLFAIERYATDRWTFEAGIRYDYRWLRAFFLDDVTKTVTTRTRDWKNVTGSLGATVQLNSRLTVSGNLSTAWRAPNVSDLYSDGLHQSAVAYERGNPNLQPEQAYNAGLSLEYTGQKVYADISLYNNLINNYIYLKPDSVPIVRQRGAFPAYSYSQVQASFRGLDATLRYKLSDRLIVHSKTSILFAFDRTNRGYLVYIPPNRTDNGLRYELGSREPSPTKRVSGVYLSLNSLYVARQGRAPRVTQRQENGQVIFTGDFAPPPPAYTLLGAEVGFAWRVVRQPISFILTGTNLLNRAYRDYLDRFRYFADEPGRNIVLRVKVPLAFGGNR; translated from the coding sequence GTGGGGTTACTGCTTGGCACGATTCCCGTAAGCCAGGCCCAAACGGCTTGTCCGGCTACGGTAACGGGCCGGATTGTGGCAGTGGATAACCGTGAGCCACTCCCCGGGGCTACCGCGGTGATTCGAGAACTGGTCACCGGCGCCGTTGCCGATACGGCCGGGAATTTCCGCCTGCCAGCCATCTGTCCCGGCCAATACACCATCGATTACCAGTTTGTTGGCTACGTTTCGGTTTCCCACGTAGTTACCGTCGGCACCGACTCGGTCGTTACGCTGCCCGTTGCCCAGCTACAAACCGACAATAAAACGTTGCAGGAAGTTGTCGTGACCGAACGGCGTTCCGAAGCCCAGCAACTCCTCCAGGTGCAAACGGCCCTGACGGGCCCGGCCCTGGACGCTACCCGGGGGCAAACCCTGGGCGAAAGCCTGAAAGGATTGCCCGGACTCTATTCGATTCAGACAGGACCGTCCGTGTCGAAGCCGGTCATTCATGGGCTTTACAGCAACCGGATCATTACCCTCAACAATGGAGTTCGGCAAGAGGACCAGCAATGGGGAAGCGAGCACGCACCTCAGATTGACCCGTTCCTGGCGACCCGCGTCACGGTTATTAAAGGGGCGGCCAGCATCCGGTATGGCTCCGATGCCATTGGTGGGGTTATTCTGGTCGAACCCAAAGCCATGCCCGTGGCTCCCGGTCTGACCGGTGAACTGAACGTAGTAGGCGGTACCAACGGGGGACAGGGCGTAGTATCCGGTTATCTCGAACAGGCCATCAAGGCCGTTCCGGGCCTGAGTTGGCGGTTGCAGGGTACTGCCAAACGCGTAGGCTACGCCAAAACGCCCAACTACTACCTCGAAAACAGCAGTTACCACGAAAACAACGCATCGGGTACGGTCAGCTACACACGGTCATCATTTGGCGCAGAACTGTTTTATTCGCAGTTCAACACCAAAGTGGGACTCTTTACGGGTGCCCAGGTAGGTAGCCTCGCCGACTTTTACGCGGCCATTGCCCGGCCCGAGCCCCTCCGCCAGCCTGGCTTTTCCTATGACCTTGGTCGCCCCTACCAGCGGGTGCAGCATGAACTCCTGAAATTGAGAACCTACGTTCACTCAAACCGCTGGGGTACGCTGACAGCAACCCTGGCGCGTCAGCAGAACGTCCGGCGGGAATATGATATTCAGGCGTTCAGCCGCTCAACTGACCCCGAGCTGTACTTGAAATTGGTAACGCAGACGGCTGATCTGGTGTGGGAGCAGCCAACTATCAAACGGGCGGGGGGCGGTCGATTGTCGGGTACGGTAGGTCTGAGCGGTATTACCCAAGGGAACGTCCGGCGCTACCTGTTCCTGATTCCGAACTACCGGAACTACGGGGCCGGGCTATTTGCCATCGAGCGGTATGCCACTGATCGATGGACGTTCGAAGCAGGTATCCGGTATGATTATCGCTGGCTGCGCGCTTTTTTCCTCGACGACGTGACCAAAACCGTAACCACCCGCACCCGCGACTGGAAGAATGTAACAGGATCGCTGGGCGCTACTGTTCAGCTGAATTCGCGGCTAACCGTATCAGGCAACCTGAGTACGGCCTGGCGGGCCCCCAATGTTAGCGATCTGTACTCCGACGGGCTCCACCAAAGTGCAGTTGCTTACGAACGGGGCAACCCAAACCTGCAGCCTGAGCAGGCCTACAACGCTGGTTTATCGCTTGAATATACAGGTCAGAAGGTCTACGCGGATATTAGTCTGTACAATAACCTGATCAATAACTACATCTACCTCAAACCTGATTCAGTACCGATTGTGCGGCAGCGGGGTGCATTTCCGGCTTATTCCTACAGTCAGGTGCAGGCCAGCTTTCGGGGACTCGACGCCACACTACGGTATAAGCTGAGCGATCGGCTGATAGTGCATTCCAAAACGTCGATCCTGTTCGCCTTCGACCGTACCAACCGCGGTTACTTAGTTTATATTCCACCTAACCGGACCGATAACGGCCTTCGATACGAACTGGGCTCACGTGAGCCATCGCCCACAAAACGGGTCTCCGGTGTTTATCTCAGCCTGAACAGCCTGTATGTGGCACGTCAGGGCAGGGCACCCCGCGTAACCCAGCGGCAGGAGAACGGGCAGGTTATTTTTACCGGCGACTTTGCGCCCCCTCCGCCTGCTTATACGCTCCTAGGAGCTGAGGTGGGCTTTGCCTGGCGGGTCGTCCGTCAGCCCATCAGCTTCATCCTGACGGGGACCAACCTGCTTAACCGCGCTTATCGTGACTACCTGGATCGGTTTCGGTATTTCGCCGATGAACCCGGCCGCAACATCGTCCTGCGCGTGAAAGTACCGCTCGCTTTTGGCGGAAATCGCTAA